The following are encoded together in the Pseudodesulfovibrio indicus genome:
- the rpoZ gene encoding DNA-directed RNA polymerase subunit omega, producing the protein MARITVEDCLEKVSNRFLITQMGIKRVKQYREGYEPLIDTKNKEVVNALREIAAGKVVPDTSIDLDIENSTNEDA; encoded by the coding sequence ATGGCACGGATCACCGTTGAAGATTGTCTGGAGAAAGTGAGCAACCGCTTCCTGATCACCCAGATGGGCATCAAGCGCGTCAAGCAGTACCGCGAAGGGTACGAGCCGCTGATCGACACCAAGAACAAGGAAGTGGTCAACGCCCTGCGCGAGATCGCGGCGGGCAAGGTCGTCCCGGATACCTCCATTGACCTCGATATCGAGAATTCCACCAACGAGGATGCCTAA
- the dnaJ gene encoding molecular chaperone DnaJ produces the protein MSKRDYYEILEVERTASKDEIKTAYRKLAFKFHPDRNQDDPDAEAKFKEAAEAYEVLGNEEKRRTYDRFGHEGMNGNGFNGFSSNEDIFGAFSDIFGEVFGFASGGRGANRPRAGSDLRYNLEISFREAAKGTEVGIKIPVEESCESCGGSGAAPGSSPQICPQCGGSGAVQQSQGFFRISVTCPQCRGAGQMITDPCDECMGRGSVIRDKDLNVRIPAGVDNNSRLRLRGEGEAGFNGGPPGDLYVVIRVTPDETFERQGQNLILSREISMIEASLGHRLEVPTLDDPVNLDIPAGTQSGEVFRLRGLGLPHLGSAHNGDLLVEVRVKTPTHLNSRQEELLREFAEIEKSKLSNRAKGFFKKAKKKVMGE, from the coding sequence ATGTCCAAACGCGATTACTACGAAATCCTCGAGGTCGAGCGAACGGCCTCCAAGGACGAGATCAAGACAGCCTACCGCAAGTTGGCCTTCAAGTTCCATCCGGATCGCAATCAGGACGACCCAGACGCCGAGGCCAAGTTCAAGGAGGCCGCCGAGGCCTACGAGGTGCTCGGCAACGAGGAGAAGCGGCGGACCTACGACCGGTTCGGCCATGAAGGCATGAACGGCAACGGGTTTAACGGCTTCTCCAGCAACGAGGACATCTTCGGGGCGTTCAGCGACATCTTCGGAGAGGTCTTCGGCTTCGCCTCCGGCGGACGCGGGGCCAATCGCCCCCGGGCCGGTTCCGACCTGCGCTACAACCTGGAGATTTCCTTCCGCGAGGCCGCCAAGGGCACCGAAGTCGGGATCAAGATCCCGGTGGAGGAATCCTGCGAGTCCTGCGGCGGGTCCGGTGCGGCCCCCGGGTCCTCGCCCCAGATCTGCCCCCAGTGCGGCGGCAGCGGGGCCGTCCAGCAGTCCCAGGGCTTTTTCCGCATTTCCGTGACCTGTCCCCAGTGCCGGGGCGCGGGCCAGATGATCACCGACCCCTGCGACGAATGCATGGGGCGCGGCTCGGTCATCAGGGACAAGGACCTCAACGTCCGCATCCCGGCGGGCGTGGACAACAACTCCCGGCTGCGGCTGCGCGGCGAGGGCGAGGCGGGCTTCAACGGCGGGCCTCCGGGCGACCTCTACGTGGTCATCCGCGTGACCCCGGACGAGACCTTCGAGCGCCAGGGCCAGAACCTGATCCTGTCCCGCGAGATATCCATGATCGAGGCTTCCCTGGGCCATAGGCTGGAGGTCCCGACCCTGGACGATCCCGTGAACCTGGACATCCCGGCCGGCACCCAGTCCGGCGAGGTCTTCCGGCTACGCGGGCTGGGGCTGCCCCACCTGGGCTCCGCTCACAACGGCGACCTGCTGGTGGAGGTCCGGGTCAAGACCCCGACCCACCTGAACAGCCGCCAGGAGGAGCTGCTCCGCGAGTTCGCCGAGATCGAGAAGAGCAAGCTCTCCAACCGGGCCAAGGGATTCTTCAAGAAGGCCAAGAAAAAAGTGATGGGAGAATAG
- the moaC gene encoding cyclic pyranopterin monophosphate synthase MoaC produces the protein MADGFSHMDDDGNARMVDVSAKNDSQRTAIVRCTVRLAPETLRLLKEDALPKGDVLTTAKIAGIQAAKRTADLIPMCHPLPISYVDVRFTVLDEASAIDLECEVRTTYKTGVEMEALVGCQIAAATIYDMCKAVQKDVVIDGARLVFKSGGKSGTFRAE, from the coding sequence ATGGCAGACGGCTTCTCGCATATGGATGATGACGGCAATGCTCGAATGGTGGACGTTTCCGCCAAGAACGACAGCCAGCGCACGGCCATTGTCCGGTGCACGGTCCGGCTTGCGCCGGAGACCCTGCGGCTGCTCAAGGAAGACGCGCTGCCCAAGGGCGACGTGCTGACCACGGCCAAGATCGCGGGCATTCAGGCCGCCAAACGGACCGCCGACCTCATCCCCATGTGCCACCCGCTGCCCATCAGCTACGTGGACGTCCGTTTCACCGTGCTCGACGAGGCCTCGGCCATTGATTTGGAGTGCGAGGTCCGGACCACCTACAAGACCGGCGTGGAGATGGAGGCCCTGGTGGGCTGCCAGATCGCGGCGGCCACCATCTACGACATGTGCAAGGCGGTCCAGAAGGACGTCGTCATCGACGGCGCGCGGCTCGTCTTCAAGTCGGGCGGGAAGTCCGGCACGTTCCGCGCCGAGTAG
- the hisF gene encoding imidazole glycerol phosphate synthase subunit HisF, whose amino-acid sequence MLSKRVIPCLDVRNGRLTKGIKFEGNVDIGDPVESARRYYEEGADEIVFYDITASHEARGIFLDVVEKVASQIFIPFSVGGGINTVDDMRDVLVAGAEKVSVNSGAVKNPDIISEGAARFGSQCVVLGMDVKRVPVTEDIPSGYEIVIHGGRKYMGMDAIEWAKTGEALGAGEICLNSIDADGVKNGYDLELTRLVAEAVTIPVIASGGAGNPQHMVEAVTEGKATAALIASIVHYGEYTIPEIKKYMSEHGVQTRMVW is encoded by the coding sequence ATGCTCAGTAAACGCGTCATTCCCTGCCTGGACGTGCGCAACGGTCGCCTGACCAAGGGCATCAAGTTCGAGGGCAACGTGGACATCGGCGATCCCGTCGAATCCGCCAGGAGATATTACGAGGAAGGCGCGGATGAGATCGTCTTCTACGACATCACCGCCTCCCACGAGGCGCGCGGCATCTTCCTCGACGTGGTCGAAAAGGTCGCCTCGCAGATTTTCATCCCGTTCTCCGTGGGCGGGGGCATCAACACCGTGGACGACATGCGCGACGTGCTCGTGGCGGGCGCGGAAAAGGTCTCGGTCAACTCCGGCGCGGTCAAGAACCCGGACATCATCAGCGAGGGCGCGGCCCGGTTCGGCTCCCAGTGCGTGGTGCTCGGCATGGACGTCAAGCGCGTCCCCGTAACCGAGGACATCCCATCGGGCTACGAGATCGTCATCCACGGCGGCCGCAAATACATGGGCATGGACGCCATCGAATGGGCCAAGACCGGCGAGGCGCTGGGCGCGGGCGAGATCTGCCTGAACTCCATCGACGCCGACGGCGTGAAGAACGGGTACGACCTGGAGCTCACCCGGCTGGTGGCCGAAGCCGTAACCATTCCGGTCATCGCCTCCGGCGGCGCGGGCAACCCCCAGCACATGGTCGAGGCCGTGACCGAGGGCAAGGCCACCGCCGCCCTCATCGCCTCCATCGTCCACTACGGCGAATACACCATCCCCGAAATCAAGAAATACATGTCCGAACACGGCGTCCAGACCCGCATGGTCTGGTAG
- the hisH gene encoding imidazole glycerol phosphate synthase subunit HisH, giving the protein MLVIFDYKAGNQTSVHRALEHLGIPNEITNDPEKLNAAAGIIFPGVGAAGQAMEELESGGLDEVIKELIARKKPVLGICVGCQILLDYSEENDTKALEVIPGECRLFNPSWVDYEDIQIRVPHMGWNQIELIKECELFEGIDPDADFYFVHSYYPAPQEEFIIGTTRYGIDFCSVHGRRGLWAVQFHPEKSGRPGLKMLRNFYNYCLEAQDAQ; this is encoded by the coding sequence ATGCTCGTCATCTTCGACTACAAGGCTGGGAACCAGACCAGCGTCCACAGGGCGCTCGAACACCTTGGCATCCCCAACGAAATTACCAATGATCCCGAAAAACTGAACGCGGCCGCAGGAATCATCTTTCCGGGCGTCGGCGCTGCGGGACAGGCCATGGAAGAACTGGAATCCGGCGGCCTGGACGAGGTCATCAAAGAGCTGATCGCGCGGAAGAAGCCGGTTCTCGGCATCTGCGTGGGTTGCCAGATTCTCCTGGACTATTCCGAGGAGAACGACACCAAGGCCCTGGAAGTGATCCCCGGCGAATGCCGTCTGTTCAACCCCTCCTGGGTGGACTACGAGGACATCCAGATCCGCGTCCCGCACATGGGCTGGAACCAGATCGAACTGATCAAGGAGTGCGAGCTCTTCGAAGGCATCGATCCGGACGCGGACTTCTACTTCGTCCACAGCTACTACCCCGCTCCCCAGGAGGAGTTCATCATCGGCACCACCCGGTACGGCATCGACTTCTGCTCGGTGCATGGCCGCAGGGGGTTGTGGGCCGTCCAGTTCCACCCGGAGAAGAGCGGCCGCCCCGGCCTGAAGATGCTCCGCAACTTCTACAACTACTGTTTGGAGGCCCAGGATGCTCAGTAA
- a CDS encoding J domain-containing protein, whose protein sequence is MNLQECLKELQLAPGATLEEVKTAFRKLAFKYHPDLNPEAGAAIRFRTVNEAYVTAKKLFETGQAQPRKEGTPKPDQGPRATADQGAKAYRKQQRKAPPRPEQERSARAKNQKYYYREEEVLRTILNDPFAKKVFEDIYSQIRQQQPGYTGPLELKKRSLQLHWGERTLNLDFSKGIKGWIKGQMDFEQTVYYPASQLMPGRKVRISVDHPFGKGPKTIEVTLPQDFVVGRPIRLKGLGRKLGPLKGDLLLRILTR, encoded by the coding sequence ATGAACCTCCAGGAATGCCTCAAGGAGCTTCAGCTCGCCCCCGGAGCGACCCTGGAGGAAGTGAAGACCGCCTTCCGCAAGCTGGCCTTCAAATACCACCCGGACCTCAATCCCGAGGCCGGCGCAGCCATCAGGTTCCGCACGGTCAACGAGGCCTACGTCACCGCCAAGAAGCTCTTCGAGACGGGCCAGGCCCAGCCGCGCAAGGAGGGGACGCCCAAGCCCGACCAAGGCCCCAGGGCCACGGCGGACCAGGGGGCCAAGGCGTACCGGAAGCAACAGCGCAAGGCCCCGCCTCGACCGGAACAGGAACGCTCGGCCCGGGCCAAGAACCAGAAATACTACTATCGCGAGGAAGAGGTCCTGCGGACCATCCTCAACGATCCCTTTGCCAAGAAGGTCTTCGAGGACATCTACTCCCAGATCCGCCAGCAGCAGCCCGGCTATACGGGGCCGCTCGAACTCAAGAAGCGCAGCCTTCAACTCCACTGGGGCGAGCGCACCCTGAACCTCGACTTCTCCAAGGGGATCAAGGGTTGGATCAAGGGACAGATGGATTTCGAGCAGACCGTCTACTACCCGGCCAGCCAGCTCATGCCGGGGCGCAAGGTGCGGATCAGCGTGGACCACCCGTTCGGCAAGGGACCGAAGACCATCGAGGTCACCCTGCCCCAGGACTTCGTGGTCGGCCGTCCCATCCGGCTCAAGGGACTGGGCCGCAAGCTCGGTCCGCTCAAGGGCGACCTGCTCCTGCGCATCCTCACCAGATAG
- a CDS encoding YkgJ family cysteine cluster protein — MIEAFECRMCGHCCQGEGGIVMTGKDRRRLAAHLSVTEEELISRYCHQRGGKLHLNAGEDDYCVFYREGCSVHPGRPDICRAWPYFRGNLVDETSWEMIQEYCPGVNPEAGHAEFVRQGREYLHTNDLLRYDPDTSPNALISEE; from the coding sequence ATGATCGAAGCGTTCGAATGCCGCATGTGCGGCCACTGCTGCCAGGGCGAAGGCGGCATCGTCATGACCGGCAAGGACCGCCGGAGGCTGGCCGCCCACCTGTCCGTGACCGAAGAGGAGCTGATCTCCCGCTACTGCCATCAGCGCGGCGGCAAGCTGCACCTGAACGCGGGCGAGGACGACTACTGCGTCTTTTACCGCGAAGGCTGCTCCGTGCACCCGGGCAGGCCGGACATCTGCCGCGCCTGGCCGTACTTCCGGGGCAACCTGGTCGACGAGACCAGCTGGGAGATGATCCAGGAATACTGTCCCGGCGTGAACCCAGAGGCCGGACACGCCGAGTTCGTCCGCCAGGGACGCGAGTATTTGCACACCAACGACCTTTTGCGCTATGATCCCGACACTTCGCCCAACGCACTGATCTCTGAAGAATAA
- a CDS encoding CoA-binding protein: MLIDMKELAPLLREVKTIAVVGAVDKPGRPVDMVGRALIDMGFEVIPVHPKRSDVWGLTTYPTLADIPVPVDLVDIFRAPQFCADHAYEVLDMNPLPRVFWMQSGITSPEARQILARSPITVVEDRCTKVEFQAMGISR; encoded by the coding sequence ATGTTGATCGACATGAAAGAGCTAGCCCCCCTGCTGCGCGAGGTCAAGACCATCGCCGTGGTCGGGGCTGTGGACAAGCCGGGACGACCCGTGGACATGGTGGGCCGCGCGCTCATCGACATGGGCTTCGAGGTCATCCCGGTCCACCCCAAGCGCAGCGACGTCTGGGGGCTGACCACCTACCCCACTCTGGCCGACATTCCCGTGCCGGTGGACCTGGTGGACATCTTCCGCGCGCCCCAGTTCTGCGCGGACCACGCCTACGAGGTCCTGGACATGAACCCGCTGCCCAGGGTCTTCTGGATGCAGTCCGGCATCACCAGCCCCGAAGCCAGGCAGATCCTCGCCAGAAGTCCCATAACCGTGGTCGAGGACCGCTGCACCAAGGTCGAATTCCAGGCCATGGGGATATCCCGATGA
- a CDS encoding M24 family metallopeptidase: MFEAIARIPEAELARRQDAVRTHLADVAPGAGGLLVFSRLNIYYLTGTYGQGVLWLPLTGEPVLLIRKGVNRARLEAGGCTVLPYKSYSELPGLCADAGSPFTRTLAAVMSGLTWQLGLMLANKLKNYEIVSGDHAVALAKMVKSEYELEILRRCGAKHHLCLYDLLPKKMRPGMTEREIAHLAWETFFSEGHMGILRMQAHGEEAFLGHVSAGDSGNYPSGFNGPLGLRGEHPASALMGNANKIWEPGEPLMLDIGFQLEGYHTDKTQAYFAGSVDSIPDEVRKAHDFCMELQDWMCAAAKPGVTPEELYLYCLDQAERRGFAEGFMGLDENQVPFVGHGIGLTIDEFPPVAKGFSLPLQQGMVLALEPKQSIRGVAMVGVENTFEITADGCRCISGDRYDMIPVE, from the coding sequence ATGTTCGAAGCCATCGCCCGCATTCCCGAAGCAGAACTCGCCCGGCGGCAGGACGCCGTCCGTACCCATCTGGCCGACGTGGCCCCCGGCGCCGGAGGTCTCCTCGTCTTTTCCCGGCTGAATATCTACTACCTGACAGGAACCTACGGCCAGGGGGTGCTCTGGCTGCCGCTTACGGGCGAGCCGGTGCTGCTCATCCGCAAGGGCGTCAACCGGGCCAGGCTGGAAGCGGGCGGCTGCACCGTCCTGCCGTACAAGTCGTATTCGGAGCTGCCGGGGTTGTGCGCCGACGCGGGCAGTCCGTTCACCCGGACCCTGGCCGCGGTCATGTCCGGCCTGACCTGGCAGCTGGGGCTGATGCTGGCGAACAAGCTCAAGAATTACGAGATCGTGTCCGGCGACCACGCCGTGGCCCTGGCCAAGATGGTCAAGTCCGAATACGAGTTGGAGATCCTGCGCCGCTGCGGCGCGAAGCACCACCTCTGCCTGTACGACCTGCTGCCGAAAAAGATGCGCCCCGGCATGACCGAGCGGGAGATCGCCCACCTCGCCTGGGAGACGTTCTTCTCCGAGGGACACATGGGCATTCTACGCATGCAGGCCCACGGCGAGGAGGCGTTCCTGGGCCATGTGTCAGCCGGTGACTCCGGGAATTATCCCAGCGGGTTCAACGGCCCCCTGGGGTTGCGCGGCGAACATCCGGCCTCGGCCCTGATGGGCAACGCGAACAAGATATGGGAACCGGGCGAGCCGCTCATGCTCGACATCGGCTTCCAGCTGGAGGGCTACCACACGGACAAGACCCAGGCCTATTTTGCGGGCAGCGTCGACTCCATCCCGGACGAGGTCCGGAAGGCGCACGACTTCTGCATGGAGCTCCAGGACTGGATGTGCGCCGCGGCCAAACCCGGCGTGACCCCGGAGGAGCTGTACCTGTACTGCCTGGACCAGGCGGAGCGGCGCGGATTTGCCGAGGGGTTCATGGGGTTGGACGAGAACCAGGTCCCCTTCGTGGGCCACGGCATCGGCCTGACCATCGACGAGTTTCCGCCCGTGGCCAAGGGCTTTTCCCTGCCGCTTCAGCAGGGCATGGTCCTGGCCCTGGAGCCCAAGCAGTCCATCCGGGGCGTGGCCATGGTCGGCGTGGAGAACACCTTCGAGATCACGGCCGACGGGTGCCGGTGCATCTCCGGCGATCGGTACGACATGATCCCCGTGGAGTAG
- a CDS encoding iron-containing alcohol dehydrogenase translates to MLNFQYYMPTRIIFGPGTLDQLGDTPYLPRGGKAMIVIGESGVMVRQGYLSRVQSLLSKQDVQTIVFDKIKPNPESDAVDEAAAICRDKGVDFVVGLGGGSTIDSAKAIATMAANKGKYWDYMQSGSGGGQEPENDALPIVAIPTTAGTGTEADPWTVITKSGTDSFEKIGWGNDATFPALSIVDPELMRSVPPKQTAYTGMDAFFHATEAYLATCRQPASDMLALEAVHLIAHTLPQAVAEGDNLEARTIMAWACTAAGLCESYSSCISQHSMEHALSAFHPDLPHGAGLVLLSKAYFGFLAANGEERLGDLALAMGDTLEESLDEEVSGVAFLDALDKLITDIGLADEKLSDYGVTREEIPMLAENALTTMGALFDITPVSMSMEDVIAIFEAAYE, encoded by the coding sequence GTGCTCAACTTCCAATATTATATGCCAACCCGGATCATCTTCGGCCCCGGCACCCTGGACCAACTCGGCGACACCCCGTACCTGCCCCGGGGCGGAAAGGCCATGATCGTCATCGGCGAGTCCGGGGTCATGGTCCGCCAGGGCTACCTCTCCCGCGTCCAGTCCCTGCTCTCCAAGCAGGACGTCCAGACCATCGTCTTCGACAAGATCAAGCCCAACCCGGAATCCGACGCCGTGGACGAGGCGGCGGCCATCTGCCGGGACAAGGGCGTGGACTTCGTGGTCGGCCTGGGCGGCGGGTCCACCATCGACTCGGCCAAGGCCATCGCCACCATGGCCGCGAACAAAGGCAAATACTGGGACTACATGCAGTCCGGTTCCGGCGGCGGCCAGGAGCCCGAAAACGACGCCCTGCCCATCGTGGCCATCCCGACCACGGCCGGCACCGGCACCGAGGCCGACCCCTGGACCGTGATCACCAAATCCGGCACCGATTCCTTCGAAAAGATCGGCTGGGGCAACGACGCCACCTTCCCGGCCCTGTCCATCGTGGACCCGGAGCTGATGCGCTCGGTGCCGCCCAAGCAGACCGCCTACACCGGCATGGACGCCTTCTTCCACGCCACCGAGGCGTACCTGGCCACCTGCCGCCAGCCCGCCAGCGACATGCTCGCCCTGGAGGCGGTCCATCTCATCGCCCACACCCTGCCCCAGGCAGTGGCCGAGGGCGACAACCTGGAGGCACGGACCATCATGGCCTGGGCGTGCACCGCCGCCGGGCTGTGCGAGTCCTATTCCTCGTGCATCTCGCAACATTCCATGGAGCACGCCCTGTCCGCCTTCCACCCGGACCTGCCCCACGGCGCGGGCCTGGTGCTGCTCTCCAAGGCGTACTTCGGCTTCCTGGCCGCCAACGGCGAGGAGCGCCTCGGCGACCTGGCCCTGGCCATGGGCGACACCCTGGAGGAGTCCCTGGACGAGGAAGTGAGCGGCGTGGCCTTCCTGGACGCCCTGGACAAGCTGATCACCGACATCGGACTGGCCGACGAGAAACTCTCGGACTACGGCGTGACCCGCGAGGAAATACCGATGCTGGCCGAAAACGCCCTGACCACCATGGGCGCGCTCTTCGACATCACCCCGGTGAGCATGTCCATGGAGGACGTCATCGCCATCTTCGAGGCGGCCTACGAATAG
- a CDS encoding protein-disulfide reductase DsbD family protein — protein MSLTKPLFSLFLTIALLLSASPGKAQIQPSSLAMTTAVQAYSLEPRTFGADFPGAVILALTLNIEEGWYAYSNIPGETGKPTRLTATAANGTTLKVLYPKGKEKPDTYDPTILVAAYTNGTTLFVVVPDTVRPAFPVAMKLDLLLCHPTKCVPARVELTYGEDGLDRATLPQAPSQPWWAEFRQMAQNTETIQTLAADAADEAERAIVDWRFDPVYFQPGLEVGGLLSAVLMGLLAGLILNIMPCVLPVVSLKLTALLGTGAKGGSDPIRAFREHNVFFVLGVLTFFLILAAVLGWTGSAWGALFQNRWLVMTVAGVMGALALSLFGLFHLPVIDLKFGAGHANPRKQAFFTGMLTTLLATPCSGPFLGGVLGWSLIQGPLVITTVFISIGLGMSAPYLLLIANPGLSRFLPRSGPWIEYVEKGIAFFLLATAFYLVGIALGGQSARLLAPLWVILFGGWLWVRTRTAKQTTQLILRTTILVLLAMSVYWTTPAPVESDPWEPFDPVALNAELGKGNFLVEFTADWCPTCKVLEATVMTRDNVTAWKERYGIRFVKVDMTERDPEAEAFLAALGSRSLPTAAVFRADNRNAPVVIRDLYTADQLERLLGSL, from the coding sequence ATGTCCCTAACCAAGCCACTTTTCAGCCTGTTTCTCACCATCGCCCTGCTCCTCTCCGCATCGCCCGGCAAGGCCCAGATTCAGCCGTCTTCCCTGGCCATGACCACGGCCGTCCAGGCGTACTCGCTGGAACCGCGCACCTTCGGGGCGGATTTTCCCGGCGCGGTCATCCTGGCTTTGACCCTGAACATCGAAGAGGGCTGGTACGCCTACTCCAACATTCCCGGCGAAACGGGCAAGCCCACGCGGCTCACGGCCACGGCCGCAAACGGGACCACCCTCAAGGTGCTCTACCCCAAGGGCAAGGAAAAACCGGACACCTACGATCCCACGATTCTCGTGGCCGCCTACACGAACGGGACGACCCTCTTCGTGGTGGTCCCGGATACCGTACGCCCGGCTTTCCCGGTGGCCATGAAGCTGGACCTGCTCCTGTGCCACCCCACCAAATGCGTCCCGGCGCGGGTGGAGCTGACCTACGGCGAGGACGGGCTCGACCGCGCCACCCTGCCCCAGGCGCCGTCCCAGCCGTGGTGGGCGGAGTTCCGCCAGATGGCCCAGAACACGGAGACCATCCAGACCCTGGCCGCCGACGCCGCCGACGAGGCGGAGCGGGCCATCGTGGACTGGCGGTTCGACCCGGTCTACTTCCAGCCCGGCCTGGAGGTCGGCGGGCTGCTCTCGGCCGTGCTCATGGGGCTGCTGGCCGGGCTGATCCTGAACATCATGCCATGCGTGCTGCCGGTGGTCAGCCTGAAGCTCACGGCCCTGCTCGGCACGGGCGCGAAGGGCGGCAGCGATCCGATCCGGGCGTTCCGCGAACACAACGTCTTCTTCGTGCTCGGCGTTCTGACCTTCTTCCTGATCCTGGCCGCGGTACTGGGCTGGACCGGTTCGGCCTGGGGCGCGCTGTTCCAGAACCGCTGGCTGGTCATGACCGTGGCCGGCGTCATGGGCGCATTGGCCCTCAGCCTGTTCGGCCTGTTCCACCTGCCGGTCATCGACCTCAAGTTCGGTGCCGGACACGCGAATCCCCGCAAGCAGGCGTTCTTCACCGGCATGCTGACCACCCTGCTGGCCACCCCTTGCAGCGGCCCGTTCCTGGGCGGCGTGCTCGGCTGGTCGCTCATCCAGGGACCGCTGGTCATCACCACGGTCTTCATCTCCATCGGTCTCGGCATGTCCGCGCCCTACCTGCTGCTCATCGCCAACCCCGGCCTGTCCCGCTTCCTGCCCCGGTCCGGGCCGTGGATCGAATACGTGGAGAAGGGCATCGCCTTCTTCCTGCTCGCCACCGCCTTCTACCTCGTAGGCATCGCCCTGGGCGGCCAGAGCGCACGCCTTCTCGCGCCACTGTGGGTCATCCTGTTCGGCGGCTGGCTTTGGGTCAGGACGCGGACCGCAAAGCAGACCACGCAGCTCATCCTGCGCACGACCATACTTGTCCTCCTGGCCATGTCCGTGTACTGGACCACTCCGGCCCCGGTGGAATCGGACCCTTGGGAACCGTTTGATCCGGTGGCCCTCAACGCGGAGCTGGGCAAAGGCAATTTCCTGGTGGAGTTCACCGCCGACTGGTGTCCCACCTGCAAGGTGCTGGAGGCCACGGTCATGACCCGGGACAACGTGACCGCCTGGAAGGAGCGCTACGGCATCCGCTTCGTCAAGGTGGACATGACCGAACGCGACCCCGAAGCCGAGGCGTTCCTTGCGGCGCTGGGCAGCCGCAGCCTGCCCACTGCGGCGGTCTTCCGGGCCGACAACCGCAATGCTCCGGTAGTCATTCGCGACCTGTACACGGCCGACCAGCTCGAACGGCTGCTCGGCTCGCTCTAA
- the thiE gene encoding thiamine phosphate synthase gives MQPQDLLVYLVTDRDLCLGRSLEDVVAEAAGGGCTMVQLREKHADTGEFVALARRLHTVLRPLNIPLIINDRVDVALAAGVEGVHVGQSDMPPADVRRLMGPDAIVGLSVETEAELDAAQSEPVDYLGIGPAFPTQTKKDVHGSPWGAEGLARAVRYSALPLVAIGGVQPDNVPEVARSGVAGVAVVSAICSAPSPREAAQSLVRAMRENGR, from the coding sequence ATGCAGCCCCAGGACCTGCTCGTCTATCTGGTCACCGACCGGGACCTCTGCCTGGGCCGCTCCCTCGAAGACGTGGTGGCCGAAGCCGCAGGCGGCGGCTGCACCATGGTCCAGCTGCGCGAGAAGCATGCGGACACCGGCGAATTCGTGGCCCTCGCCCGCCGTCTGCATACCGTGCTCAGGCCGCTGAACATCCCGCTGATCATCAACGACCGCGTGGACGTGGCCCTGGCCGCCGGGGTCGAGGGCGTGCACGTGGGCCAGTCCGACATGCCTCCCGCCGACGTCCGCCGCCTCATGGGGCCGGACGCCATCGTGGGGCTGTCCGTGGAAACCGAGGCGGAGCTTGATGCCGCCCAGTCCGAGCCCGTGGACTACCTGGGCATCGGCCCGGCCTTCCCCACGCAGACCAAGAAGGACGTCCACGGTTCCCCCTGGGGGGCCGAGGGGCTTGCCCGCGCCGTGCGTTACTCCGCCCTGCCCCTGGTGGCCATCGGGGGGGTCCAGCCGGACAACGTCCCGGAGGTCGCCCGCTCCGGCGTGGCGGGCGTCGCCGTGGTCTCGGCCATCTGCTCCGCGCCCTCTCCCAGAGAGGCCGCGCAGTCCCTGGTCCGGGCCATGCGCGAAAACGGACGCTGA